A single genomic interval of Candidatus Bipolaricaulis anaerobius harbors:
- a CDS encoding sulfite exporter TauE/SafE family protein, which translates to MITSILVTLLAGWGAGVVTGIIGASAATVVVPMLVTFLDYEAYQAIGVSLATDVIASLVAALTYAHNGRVKFRASLPMAAAAVVGVLIGSWGSTYIPSASLGGATGIIILLMGISFMRKPINVRAQAFKERVDLSLFKRHSSVWSALFGLGIGLMCGTVGAGGGEAMSLILLFVLDYPVHSAVGTSVLIMVFTAFTGAVGHSLYGPFPISAALIGAAGGAIGAWMAARFANLASEERLGKVIGAAFLVLGIITTVSELVLPHA; encoded by the coding sequence ATGATCACTTCCATTTTGGTCACGCTTTTGGCCGGGTGGGGGGCAGGGGTGGTCACCGGGATCATCGGGGCCTCAGCGGCCACGGTGGTTGTCCCCATGCTTGTAACCTTTCTCGATTACGAGGCATACCAGGCGATCGGCGTAAGCCTGGCCACCGATGTGATCGCTTCTTTGGTGGCCGCATTGACCTACGCCCACAATGGCCGCGTCAAGTTTCGCGCCAGCCTTCCCATGGCCGCCGCCGCGGTGGTCGGCGTATTGATCGGGAGCTGGGGGTCTACGTACATCCCCTCGGCGAGCCTCGGGGGGGCGACCGGAATCATCATCCTTCTCATGGGGATCAGCTTCATGCGGAAGCCCATCAATGTACGGGCCCAGGCATTCAAGGAACGCGTCGATCTTTCGCTATTTAAGCGGCACAGCTCCGTGTGGTCCGCTCTCTTCGGGCTTGGGATCGGGCTCATGTGCGGCACGGTCGGAGCCGGAGGAGGAGAGGCCATGTCCTTGATCCTCCTCTTCGTCCTCGATTATCCCGTTCACAGCGCGGTGGGGACGTCGGTACTGATCATGGTGTTCACCGCGTTCACCGGCGCTGTAGGCCACAGCCTCTATGGGCCATTTCCCATATCCGCCGCCTTGATCGGGGCGGCCGGTGGGGCGATTGGGGCCTGGATGGCGGCACGGTTTGCCAACCTAGCCTCCGAAGAACGGCTGGGGAAGGTGATCGGGGCCGCGTTCCTCGTCCTCGGGATCATCACCACGGTGAGCGAACTCGTGCTCCCCCACGCCTAA
- a CDS encoding citrate/2-methylcitrate synthase translates to MRNDYELFTADTKAFIYGEQLRAAQRMLDFDYLCRRAEPSVAALITPERGGFEKLFWGTKEIRIPRMTSLAEAAALFPEADVLVNFASQRSAYDVTVQALDIPTIRTIAVIAEGIPERQSRRMAALARAKGKWIIGPATVGGVKAGCFKIGNAAGTMENIREAKLYRPGSVGFVSVSGGLSNEAYNIVARATDGLNEGIAIGGDAYPGSTLLDHLLRFERNPAIKLLVCLGEVGGTKEYEIAEAVKAGRITKPLVMWVTGTCAKVLPGQVQFGHAGARADTAAETADAKNAALREAGVIVPHSFDDYGLMIEETYERLVAEGVIVPAPEVTPPTIPLDYAQARAEGLVRRPTHFISTICDERGDVHNYCGVPIDRVIEEEYGIGGVIGLLWFKKDIPPYAREFIEMVIQVIADHGPAVSGAHNTIVAARAGKDLISSLVSGILTIGPRFGGAVNGAADHFLYGLRNKLAPREFVDEMKRRNVRIQGIGHRLHSLENPDARVELMKAFAREHFRATPLLDYALAVEAVTTQKKGNLILNVDGCIGVLLVDLLTELKFTDAEIDEMIRAGLFNAFFVLGRSIGLIGHYFDQVRLEQDLYRHPLDDILYDVPPAPEKVG, encoded by the coding sequence ATGAGAAACGACTACGAACTCTTCACCGCGGACACGAAGGCGTTCATCTACGGCGAGCAGCTGCGCGCCGCGCAGCGGATGCTCGACTTCGACTACCTGTGCCGGAGGGCGGAGCCGTCGGTAGCGGCCCTCATCACCCCCGAGCGCGGCGGGTTCGAGAAACTGTTCTGGGGGACGAAGGAGATCCGCATCCCGCGGATGACGAGCCTCGCCGAGGCGGCGGCCCTCTTCCCCGAGGCCGATGTGCTCGTCAACTTCGCGAGCCAGCGCTCGGCGTACGACGTCACGGTGCAGGCCCTCGACATCCCCACCATCCGCACGATCGCCGTGATCGCGGAGGGGATCCCCGAGCGCCAGTCGCGGCGGATGGCGGCCCTCGCTAGGGCGAAGGGGAAATGGATCATCGGCCCCGCCACGGTGGGCGGGGTCAAGGCCGGCTGCTTCAAGATCGGGAACGCCGCGGGCACGATGGAGAACATCCGCGAAGCGAAGCTGTACCGGCCCGGCTCGGTCGGGTTCGTGTCCGTGTCCGGCGGGCTCTCCAACGAGGCGTACAACATCGTCGCCCGGGCCACAGATGGCCTGAACGAGGGGATCGCGATCGGCGGTGATGCCTACCCCGGCTCGACCCTCCTCGATCACCTCCTCCGGTTCGAGAGGAACCCGGCGATCAAGCTCCTCGTCTGCTTGGGGGAGGTAGGGGGCACCAAGGAGTACGAGATCGCGGAGGCGGTGAAGGCGGGCCGGATCACAAAGCCCCTTGTGATGTGGGTCACAGGGACGTGCGCCAAGGTCCTCCCCGGCCAGGTCCAGTTCGGTCACGCCGGGGCACGGGCGGACACCGCGGCCGAGACGGCCGATGCCAAGAACGCCGCCCTCCGCGAGGCGGGGGTGATCGTTCCCCACTCGTTCGACGACTACGGCCTCATGATCGAGGAAACCTATGAGCGACTGGTTGCAGAAGGGGTCATCGTCCCCGCGCCCGAGGTCACGCCGCCCACGATCCCGCTCGACTATGCCCAAGCGCGGGCCGAGGGGCTCGTGCGGCGGCCAACGCACTTCATCTCCACGATCTGCGACGAGCGGGGCGATGTCCACAACTACTGCGGCGTCCCTATCGATCGGGTGATCGAGGAGGAGTACGGGATCGGTGGGGTGATCGGGCTCCTGTGGTTCAAGAAGGACATCCCCCCTTACGCCCGTGAGTTCATCGAGATGGTGATCCAGGTCATCGCCGACCACGGGCCGGCGGTCTCGGGGGCCCACAACACGATCGTCGCCGCCCGGGCGGGAAAGGACCTCATCAGCTCGCTTGTTTCGGGGATCCTCACCATCGGCCCGCGGTTCGGGGGGGCCGTCAACGGGGCCGCGGATCACTTCCTGTACGGGCTACGGAACAAGCTCGCCCCACGGGAGTTCGTGGACGAGATGAAGAGGCGCAATGTGCGGATCCAGGGGATCGGCCACCGCCTGCACTCTCTGGAGAACCCCGACGCGCGGGTCGAGCTCATGAAGGCGTTCGCCAGGGAGCACTTCCGGGCGACCCCCCTCCTTGACTACGCCCTCGCCGTGGAGGCCGTGACGACCCAGAAAAAGGGGAACCTCATCCTCAACGTGGACGGTTGCATCGGGGTCCTCCTCGTGGACCTCCTCACCGAGCTCAAGTTCACCGATGCCGAGATCGACGAGATGATCCGGGCGGGGCTCTTCAACGCGTTCTTCGTCCTCGGCCGCTCGATCGGCCTCATCGGCCACTACTTCGACCAGGTGCGGCTGGAGCAGGACCTGTACCGCCATCCGCTCGACGACATCCTCTACGACGTCCCACCGGCCCCTGAGAAGGTTGGGTAG
- a CDS encoding ATP-binding cassette domain-containing protein — protein MIEVEELTKIYHDNLVAVDDISFAVGEGEIFGFLGPNGAGKSTTIKCVIGLLRPTQGRIRVHGVDAIRHPGAVKRYIGYAAQETAIDDRLTGWENLYLQGRFFHLSREEVLARGREILELFGLWERRSDLTETYSGGMLKRLDIAIALIHRPRILFLDEPTLGLDVQTRAVIWDYIQNLRTEHGMTIFLTTHYMEEADALCDRVAIIDHGKIAALDRPGALKAQIGGDVITVRFLDSGPATLSLLEAIRSLPEIVEVSQAEDGIQRIVVRQHGDQVIPELFSLAVQHGVRIDSVRLKRPSLDDVYLHFTGRDIREEGGSREELHRARRAQRRLRR, from the coding sequence ATGATCGAAGTTGAGGAACTGACCAAGATCTACCACGACAACCTCGTTGCCGTGGATGATATCTCGTTTGCGGTCGGCGAAGGGGAGATCTTTGGCTTTTTGGGCCCCAACGGGGCGGGGAAATCCACGACCATCAAGTGTGTGATCGGCCTCCTCCGCCCCACCCAAGGGAGGATCCGGGTCCACGGGGTGGACGCTATCCGCCATCCAGGAGCGGTGAAGCGCTACATCGGCTACGCCGCCCAGGAGACCGCGATCGACGATCGGCTGACGGGCTGGGAAAACCTCTACCTCCAGGGCCGGTTCTTCCATCTCTCCCGGGAGGAGGTCCTCGCGCGCGGGCGGGAGATCCTCGAGCTATTTGGCCTGTGGGAGAGGAGAAGCGACCTCACGGAGACCTACTCCGGGGGGATGCTCAAGCGCCTGGATATCGCCATCGCCCTCATCCATCGCCCCCGGATCCTGTTCTTGGACGAGCCGACATTGGGCCTGGACGTTCAGACCCGAGCGGTGATCTGGGACTACATCCAGAATCTCCGGACTGAGCACGGGATGACGATCTTCCTCACCACCCACTACATGGAGGAGGCCGATGCCCTCTGTGACCGGGTGGCGATCATCGACCACGGGAAGATCGCGGCCCTGGACCGCCCCGGCGCCCTCAAGGCCCAGATCGGCGGAGATGTGATCACCGTCAGGTTCCTCGACTCCGGGCCGGCGACCCTGTCCCTGCTCGAGGCGATCCGCTCCCTTCCCGAGATCGTGGAGGTGAGCCAGGCCGAGGATGGCATTCAGCGGATCGTGGTCCGCCAACACGGCGACCAGGTGATCCCGGAACTGTTCTCCTTGGCGGTTCAGCACGGGGTGAGGATTGACTCCGTGCGCCTCAAGCGGCCATCCCTGGACGACGTCTATCTCCACTTCACCGGCCGGGATATCCGCGAGGAAGGGGGATCGCGGGAGGAGCTCCACCGAGCTCGCCGCGCCCAAAGGAGGCTGCGCCGATGA
- a CDS encoding ABC transporter permease: MTLLSDVWYVAWRELIKFFRARVRLIMTVIQPVIWLGLMGNMMQGLTQNPMAVQMFGTENYLAFMTPGIILMTVLFGGVFAGMSIVWDRRIGYLEKLMASPISRAAIPFGKMLAAAIQSGIQVLIIVLIAYALGVRFAAGWGGVVVILAIAMCFSLILSGLSLALAATIKVQETLMAIVNFITMPLMFTSNALFPKEAMPGWLAAIASVNPVSHAVAPLRELTISGWNWAGMAPSLGVVVGLAIAFMAVAHFAFRRATVE, from the coding sequence ATGACCCTTCTCTCCGATGTTTGGTACGTCGCTTGGCGGGAGCTCATCAAGTTCTTCCGGGCCCGGGTGCGGCTCATCATGACCGTGATCCAGCCGGTGATCTGGCTCGGGCTCATGGGGAACATGATGCAGGGCTTGACCCAAAATCCCATGGCGGTCCAGATGTTCGGGACGGAAAACTACCTGGCGTTCATGACCCCGGGGATCATCCTGATGACCGTCCTCTTCGGGGGGGTGTTCGCCGGGATGTCCATCGTCTGGGACCGGCGGATCGGATACCTGGAGAAGCTCATGGCTTCCCCTATCTCCCGGGCGGCGATCCCGTTCGGGAAGATGCTCGCCGCCGCGATCCAAAGCGGCATTCAGGTGCTGATCATCGTCCTCATCGCCTACGCGCTTGGGGTGCGGTTCGCGGCCGGCTGGGGCGGGGTGGTGGTGATCCTGGCGATCGCCATGTGCTTCAGCCTGATCCTGAGCGGGCTTTCCCTCGCACTTGCCGCCACGATCAAGGTTCAGGAGACGCTGATGGCGATCGTGAACTTCATCACCATGCCCCTCATGTTCACCAGCAACGCCCTGTTCCCCAAGGAGGCCATGCCCGGCTGGCTGGCGGCGATCGCGAGCGTGAACCCCGTCTCCCACGCGGTGGCCCCGCTCCGGGAGCTCACCATCTCGGGCTGGAACTGGGCGGGGATGGCCCCCAGCTTGGGCGTGGTGGTCGGGTTAGCCATCGCCTTCATGGCCGTGGCCCATTTTGCCTTCCGCCGGGCCACGGTGGAGTAG
- a CDS encoding adenylate/guanylate cyclase domain-containing protein → MDVRPSMDPPAVAPGVHRAREGGGPEKPGQAILFADIRGFTSYTREHGDEQAYRLAKAFTTLAEGRVAEHGGRVVKTLGDGIMAAFPAAPAGVLCAKGIQEEVARRNVAHPDDAVTSGIGIAWGTPIEEDGDLFGFVVNLAQRLADRARGGQILVSPSVVERTAGEGIRYLYLGIHELKGLGPQEIYELIWRDEIARITTKEGRLNLVLTKDALVVELGKAVQEQVQLVRKLLSDRAGRRRGLRGFLTNQTVGFLERRIPQMVDRALFQAGFGLEHPLTDVTASFSRNTLTVKIRGHRGIRLGPKDVDPWLAAEFVAKLSQLKAGLVQ, encoded by the coding sequence GTGGACGTCCGCCCCTCGATGGATCCGCCCGCGGTTGCGCCCGGTGTTCATCGCGCGCGCGAAGGGGGAGGCCCGGAGAAGCCCGGGCAGGCGATCCTGTTCGCCGACATCCGCGGGTTCACCTCCTACACGCGCGAACATGGGGACGAGCAGGCCTACCGCCTCGCCAAGGCGTTCACGACCCTCGCCGAGGGCCGCGTGGCGGAGCACGGCGGCCGGGTCGTGAAGACGTTGGGGGATGGGATCATGGCCGCCTTCCCCGCGGCGCCGGCGGGCGTCCTGTGCGCCAAGGGGATCCAGGAGGAGGTCGCCCGCCGCAACGTGGCCCATCCCGATGACGCTGTCACCAGCGGGATCGGGATCGCCTGGGGAACCCCCATTGAGGAGGACGGCGACCTGTTCGGCTTCGTGGTCAACCTGGCCCAACGCCTGGCGGATCGGGCACGGGGCGGCCAGATCCTCGTCTCCCCGTCCGTGGTCGAGCGCACCGCCGGGGAAGGGATCCGCTACCTCTACCTCGGAATCCACGAACTGAAGGGGCTTGGACCTCAGGAGATCTACGAGCTCATCTGGCGCGACGAGATCGCCCGCATCACGACGAAGGAGGGACGTCTGAACCTGGTCCTGACCAAGGACGCCCTGGTCGTGGAACTGGGGAAGGCAGTTCAAGAGCAGGTGCAGCTCGTCCGGAAGCTCCTCTCCGACCGCGCCGGGCGCCGTCGGGGCCTGCGCGGATTCCTCACCAACCAGACGGTGGGGTTCCTCGAACGGCGCATCCCCCAGATGGTGGATCGGGCCCTGTTCCAGGCCGGCTTCGGGCTCGAACATCCGTTGACGGACGTCACTGCCTCGTTCAGCCGGAACACGCTCACCGTGAAAATCCGTGGCCACCGCGGGATCCGGCTGGGGCCGAAGGACGTGGATCCCTGGCTTGCCGCCGAGTTCGTCGCGAAGCTATCTCAGCTCAAGGCGGGTCTGGTTCAATAG
- a CDS encoding glycosyltransferase family 2 protein codes for MKVSAIIPAFNEAERIAAVLAPLTSSPAVDEVIVVDDGSTDATSAEAERFGVRLVRLPENRGKAAAMAAGVEEARGDVLLFLDADLTGLTPSHIATMVDAYRAGDADVVIGVFCDGRLGTDLSQRIAGFLSGQRVMSRAHWERARGAVEDTEFGIETALTRLALKEGWRTKKVMLSGVSHIRKEEKRGFWLGFTDRMAMYWDVVRSFFRKL; via the coding sequence ATGAAGGTCTCCGCTATCATTCCAGCATTCAACGAAGCGGAACGCATCGCGGCTGTGCTTGCCCCCCTCACCTCCTCGCCCGCGGTGGACGAGGTCATTGTCGTGGACGATGGGTCCACGGACGCGACCTCCGCGGAAGCGGAGCGGTTCGGCGTGCGCCTGGTCCGCCTGCCGGAGAACCGCGGCAAGGCGGCGGCGATGGCCGCTGGGGTGGAAGAGGCCCGCGGTGACGTTCTCCTGTTCCTCGATGCTGACCTCACCGGCCTCACCCCGTCGCACATCGCGACGATGGTGGATGCCTACCGGGCAGGGGACGCCGACGTGGTGATCGGCGTGTTCTGCGATGGGCGCCTTGGGACCGACCTCTCGCAGCGGATCGCGGGGTTCCTGTCCGGACAGAGGGTGATGTCCCGCGCTCATTGGGAGCGGGCCCGCGGCGCGGTGGAGGACACCGAGTTCGGCATCGAGACCGCGCTGACACGGCTGGCGCTGAAGGAAGGATGGCGGACGAAAAAGGTCATGCTGAGTGGGGTGAGCCACATCCGCAAGGAGGAGAAGCGGGGGTTCTGGCTCGGGTTCACCGACCGGATGGCGATGTACTGGGATGTCGTTCGGTCGTTCTTCCGCAAGCTGTGA
- a CDS encoding PadR family transcriptional regulator gives MYPVYPGGLLRHWTLRLLSEGERTGYDVMRELGVRVGWRPSPGSVYPLLQLLADSGLIQGRREGDRTLWSLTAAGQDALAESAANCEEWVRRFGEAERFVGTAIGEDWPWGIMPRLASLLLRAFQEGKGERALAILGETFAKLEGLAEVQNERHDRS, from the coding sequence ATGTATCCCGTGTATCCCGGAGGATTATTGCGCCATTGGACCTTGCGCCTCCTCTCCGAAGGGGAGCGGACGGGTTATGACGTCATGCGCGAGCTTGGGGTCAGGGTGGGCTGGCGGCCCTCGCCGGGCTCGGTCTACCCGCTCCTTCAACTGCTCGCCGATTCCGGCCTCATCCAAGGCCGCCGCGAGGGGGACCGGACCCTGTGGTCCCTCACCGCGGCCGGCCAGGACGCGTTGGCGGAATCCGCGGCCAATTGTGAGGAGTGGGTCAGGCGGTTTGGGGAAGCGGAGAGATTCGTTGGGACCGCGATCGGGGAGGACTGGCCGTGGGGCATCATGCCTCGCCTGGCCTCGCTCCTCCTCCGCGCCTTTCAGGAGGGCAAGGGAGAACGGGCCCTCGCGATCCTCGGGGAAACGTTTGCCAAGCTCGAAGGGCTCGCGGAGGTTCAGAATGAAAGACATGATCGAAGTTGA